In one Vanessa tameamea isolate UH-Manoa-2023 chromosome 10, ilVanTame1 primary haplotype, whole genome shotgun sequence genomic region, the following are encoded:
- the LOC113404205 gene encoding cysteine and histidine-rich domain-containing protein morgana, protein MPENESLVQCYNRGCGKLFDPNKNNKDECCHHPGAPVFHDAYKGWSCCNKKSVDFTEFLNIKGCTVSKHSNVKPPEPEKKALDKELEKKEVIEVRAPVVGPQLPRPPFDSPLVTLEPRIAESLKEIVHKSTQQAATSSDGNTVAIGTSCKNGGCNISYEGPQSNTSMCIFHPGCPIFHEGLKFWSCCQKRTTDFNTFLSQPGCTTGTHKWFKESSPAGTVKCRWDWHQTPDFVIVSVYAKKYDPFSSFVKLNPIRLNTKLVFHEEGNAIFELDLELRGVIDINKSSASMLGTKVEIKLKKGEAGAWSKLDFPRSEPKKESQKPEVQNVEEDDAVDLSTVEAIHSMGKVNVTG, encoded by the exons ATGCCTGAAAACGAAAGTTTAGTGCAATGCTACAACCGTGGTTGTGGTAAACTTTTTGATCCCAATAAGAATAACAAAG ATGAATGCTGCCATCACCCTGGTGCTCCAGTTTTCCATGATGCTTACAAGGGTTGGTCTTGTTGTAACAAAAAGAGTGTTGATTTCACAGAATTCCTCAACATAAAAGGCTGCACAGTTTCGAAACATTCTAATGTG AAACCTCCAGAACCTGAGAAAAAAGCTTTAGACAAAGAATTGGAGAAAAAGGAAGTTATTGAAGTAAGAGCACCAGTGGTTGGTCCACAACTACCAAGACCACCTTTTGACTCACCATTAGTCACCTTAGAGCCCCGAATAGCAGAATCTTTAAAAGAAATTGTACATAAATCTACACAACAAGCAGCAACTTCTAGTGATGG AAATACTGTAGCAATTGGTACATCATGTAAAAATGGAGGTTGCAACATATCTTATGAAGGACCACAGAGTAATACCAGTATGTGCATATTTCATCCTGGATGTCCAATCTTCCATGAAGGGCTCAAGTTTTGGTCATGTTGTCAAAAGAGAACTACAGATTTCAACACCTTTCTTAGCCAGCCTGGGTGTACAACCGGTACTCATAAGTGGTTTAAAGAg AGTTCTCCAGCTGGGACTGTTAAATGCCGCTGGGATTGGCATCAGACTCCTGACTTTGTTATTGTTAGTGtatatgcaaaaaaatatgatcCATTTTCAAGTTTTGTTAAGCTGAACCCTATACGATTGAATACTAAACTAGTGTTTCATGAAGAAGGAAATGCAATATTTGAACTTGATCTTGAACTACGAGGA GTGATAGATATAAATAAGAGCAGTGCATCTATGTTGGGCACAAAAGTtgaaataaaactgaaaaaagGAGAAGCAGGTGCTTGGAGCAAACTTGATTTTCCAAGATCTGAACCTAAGAAAGAATCACAAAAACCTGAGGTGCAGAATGTTGAAGAAGATGATGCAGTAGATTTATCTACAGTGGAGGCCATACATTCAATGGGCAAAGTAAACGTCACAGGCTGA